From Carassius carassius chromosome 15, fCarCar2.1, whole genome shotgun sequence:
ACCGGCTATGCTGGATCCGACAGTAATGTCACAACACAAGTGTGTGTTTTCATTATGTGGTCACTATTGTTTTGTCTGTTAAACAGATCGTGTGATAtgagtatttatgcattttaaaccTAAATCACTGCAGTGTATATCTGTGAAGGACGTAGACTGTCAgacatacacaactgttagccaatcatagtaGCAGGTGTTTACTTCGGAGTCTACAATCCGCCAGAGCAATTCAAATAGAGCGTTCTGATGAGGAGGgttaaaacaggacagaaaatagcctatcacttctaaattatgatgttttttaatgtgaaaatcttGATTACATTATAAGgtgacctcagagaacagtacaaaataataaaaaggcagttcatcaccctttaaaaaaaaaaaaaaaatctatcaactgGGCATCAgtggtatataaaaaaaatgttttaaatctgtTTGATTACTACCATTCTTCAAGTTATTttcttctgtgttccacagaCAAAAGAAGGCCATAtatgtttgaaatgacatgatggGGACTAAATAATAACACATTTGAGTGAACTAGCTCCTCAACTCACATCATCAACAATTAACAAGGAGAATATATTCCATTGATGGCCTCCTTCAtctcatccatctctctctcacagtcCTCACACGAATCTTGTCCGCATCCTCCAACCAGTACCAGGGTGGGCACATCCCTCTCTTGCACCAGTCCCATGCTCCCATTGGATGCCCACATAGAGTCTATCACCCCATTTGGGCACTGCAATAGGCCGCTGACGGAGTACAGCCCTCCACCTGGGACCACCTCATTGTAGGACGGAGCATGGCTTGTAGCACGGGTCTCCTCTAATCGAAGCCTCTGGCGGTGACGTAGCTCAATGACTGTTTTTGTGTAAGAATTAAGGGTCATGACTGCAGCCCCCATGCAGCAGCTGAAAGACACCCATGCAAGCCTTGGAGTCGAGAAGTGAGTGAGAGGACCATGcaaaagaaagaggaaaattTGTAAACATCTATTAAGTTGTTCACTTCAATCAAATCACAATCAAGCCGAACTTCACTATACATTAACTGGGTGAAAATATTTTGCAGGTGTACTCACGCAAATGACCAGCCATAGTCCCATGTCTGAGGTCTCCAGTCTTTGGGACCCACGATCACAGTTAGCTGAAATACAGTGGTGTACATCATATGAGCCACCATCCCTAACAGTCCTGAAAAAAAGTAGGGGGAAAtcaaaataatatacattaaCAATAATACAATACTAAAATTGACCACAAGAGGGAACCAAGGACCACTATATTACCTGAGAGCACTGTACATATGGCTGCGAAAGCGTTGattttgagtgcatgcatttcTTTACGAGCACACAACACTTCTACCCACAAGAGCAGAAAGCCCATGCCCAACAAACTGATGTACATGAACTCAGCAATCATTGACAGCCACAGAACACCTGCAGCAGGCAGAGAGAAGCACATGCACTTATATgaacaaatactgtacaaataGGTTACAGAAAGCCTTGCAGGCACAGTTACACCTACATACATTATTGGTTATATCATGCAGAGAtcatttcatacacacacactcactcaaacacactgcTATCTTACCATGAGTCTCTCCAGGAGTAAGATCCAAGAACCGGCGGCACCGTTCTCCTGTAATGTAGCAAAATGAACAAGAATACCAATGAAATACAAAGTCTGACACACTCATGTTTTTGATAAATCAATGGTATATAATTCATCTTAAATAGATGTGtaattttgattttttaaattacctctttatttttacaattacttAAGATATGAATATATCAAGATATGATTGTACAATGCTTTGTTTTttgacatgcaaaaaaaataaagtaaattgtgtgcacaatttactaatttactaATTAGAACGAAATAGttaattgtgcacacgatttagactaccattttttttcctgtgtgCCATGTGTGGTGCCCCATAGGACAGTATGTGTTACaagtaatgatttttatttatttatttttaattacatatattttcTCAAATTGGAGCCAAATGattgtaaaaactgtaatttaatgaaaatgaCAGGAACAGTTTTCTCTGATATGAAATATGTTATTTACCATCATGGTTCAAACTCTTCTGACTTTCTTTTGTTCCATGAaatacaaaaggagaaatttgACAGAACTTATATGCAGCTCTTTTCCATGAATTAACAGTGAACAGTGAGTAGAGAGTgtcaattaaaatgacaaaagcaccataaatgtgATTCATACTATTGTGCTCTATATACCAACTCCTCTGAAGGCTACATTTGATAAATTTGTGAAGGGAAAAGACTAATCAAAGTCTTCGGGGTAACTAGaaagatacaggcaggtgagtttgatcaaggttaAAGTTAAACTTTGCAGGAAACTGGACTTGGACAACTTTCAGTTTCATTATATGAGGAAgaacagcataaaaaaaatccagcctaacatctccttttgtggtcC
This genomic window contains:
- the si:ch211-149k23.9 gene encoding germ cell-specific gene 1-like protein isoform X1, whose product is MLEHMSRRSRSLLSLFLTSLALALSVLAFCTSYWCEGTHKVVKPLCLSPVKMKNCGQNNSEPYTTESPTPDPRNPLPTLSPKRREELAKIRQRQLANAVHYIWETGEDKYTFRYFHTGFWESCEKHADGERCRRFLDLTPGETHGVLWLSMIAEFMYISLLGMGFLLLWVEVLCARKEMHALKINAFAAICTVLSGLLGMVAHMMYTTVFQLTVIVGPKDWRPQTWDYGWSFALAWVSFSCCMGAAVMTLNSYTKTVIELRHRQRLRLEETRATSHAPSYNEVVPGGGLYSVSGLLQCPNGVIDSMWASNGSMGLVQERDVPTLVLVGGCGQDSCEDCEREMDEMKEAINGIYSPC
- the si:ch211-149k23.9 gene encoding germ cell-specific gene 1-like protein isoform X2; translation: MLEHMSRRSRSLLSLFLTSLALALSVLAFCTSYWCEGTHKVVKPLCLSPVKMKNCGQNNSEPYTTESPTPDPRNPLPTLSPKRREELAKIRQRQLANAVHYIWETGEDKYTFRYFHTGFWESCEKHADGERCRRFLDLTPGETHGLLGMVAHMMYTTVFQLTVIVGPKDWRPQTWDYGWSFALAWVSFSCCMGAAVMTLNSYTKTVIELRHRQRLRLEETRATSHAPSYNEVVPGGGLYSVSGLLQCPNGVIDSMWASNGSMGLVQERDVPTLVLVGGCGQDSCEDCEREMDEMKEAINGIYSPC